A part of Paenibacillus donghaensis genomic DNA contains:
- a CDS encoding DUF6903 family protein: MRVGLRIIMMLSCVGLVVFGHREVGYGSLGLMFVGLIGLLGLLYDYNRKYQ; the protein is encoded by the coding sequence ATGAGAGTCGGATTGCGGATCATCATGATGTTGAGCTGTGTGGGCCTGGTTGTGTTTGGACACCGTGAGGTCGGCTATGGCTCTTTGGGACTGATGTTCGTTGGTCTTATAGGGCTGCTGGGCTTACTCTATGACTATAACCGCAAATACCAATAG
- a CDS encoding GNAT family N-acetyltransferase produces the protein MKTHYRDYNPEDMIKVRNFLSSSYAKLKRPSNWLIGRFEFEVFFMNKRAGWLPGWEQNIGLWEDEHGELAAVAGRDGDYYFLLDSEEPPAELLREIFAFMEKKSFQNSGDRCKVAIPAGMVQLEELAASRGYQLLNERDSTGCIELSREFPVRLPAGYQLRSGEEVSDRDKAMGHIMAFDYPDTERAELMLEHFGGIREAPSYHPELDLAVVNGQGEVVSFCNVFLDEDNKLGVLEPVGTHKGYRKQGLAKAIIYECLNRLRAMGMLKAYVGPMQPFYERIGFVQAVELKVWESTIRYNQEER, from the coding sequence ATGAAAACACATTACAGAGACTATAACCCGGAGGATATGATCAAGGTCCGCAATTTTCTCTCCAGCTCATATGCCAAGCTGAAGCGGCCGAGCAACTGGCTGATTGGCCGTTTTGAGTTTGAGGTGTTTTTTATGAACAAACGGGCAGGCTGGCTGCCGGGCTGGGAACAGAATATCGGGCTATGGGAGGATGAGCACGGAGAACTGGCCGCCGTGGCAGGCCGGGATGGCGATTATTATTTTCTGCTGGATTCCGAGGAGCCGCCGGCTGAGCTGCTGCGTGAAATATTTGCTTTTATGGAGAAAAAGAGCTTTCAGAATTCCGGTGACCGCTGCAAGGTGGCGATTCCTGCCGGAATGGTTCAGCTCGAGGAGCTGGCGGCAAGCCGCGGCTATCAGCTGCTGAATGAGCGGGACAGTACAGGCTGCATCGAGCTGAGCCGCGAGTTCCCGGTTCGGCTTCCGGCGGGCTATCAGCTCCGCAGCGGAGAGGAAGTCAGCGACAGGGACAAGGCGATGGGACATATCATGGCGTTCGATTACCCGGATACGGAGCGGGCCGAGCTGATGCTTGAGCATTTTGGCGGCATTCGTGAAGCGCCCAGCTACCACCCCGAGCTGGATTTGGCCGTGGTGAACGGGCAAGGAGAGGTCGTTTCCTTCTGTAATGTGTTCTTGGATGAGGACAATAAGCTTGGGGTATTGGAACCGGTGGGTACCCACAAGGGCTATAGAAAGCAGGGTCTGGCTAAAGCCATCATCTATGAATGCCTGAACCGGCTGCGGGCCATGGGCATGCTGAAAGCATATGTCGGCCCTATGCAGCCTTTCTATGAACGGATCGGATTCGTACAAGCTGTAGAACTTAAGGTATGGGAGTC
- a CDS encoding alpha-L-fucosidase gives MNMKDIANIRPSRRQYGWQKLEFYGFIHFGITTMTGREWGLGHEELSLFNPRQLDAAEWVKLLQEAGMKAVILTCKHHDGFCLWPSRYTEHTVANTPWRNGSGDLVKEVAEACREQGLKFGVYLSPWDRTESSYGEGKAYDDFYVQQLTELLTNYGEIGCVWLDGANGEGPSGKKQYYDWDRYYETVRRLQPQCVISVCGPDIRWVGNEAGHTRKEEWSVVPRIVQDAEKIAEKSQHADDGEFSRSFNSMDEDLGSRSAIAGYDGEWVWYPAEVNTSIRPGWFYHEEEDSQVRSDRELFEIYLNAVGGNTTFLLNIPPDKDGIIAEPDREVLRRLGKRIAALGEANLAQQAAFTVSSSEYNAYAVKWLAGEHSEACWKPVQEDLEPWVELAFSEQIEWNTIILQEHILLGQRVEAFEIWSADPGGWQKLAEGTVIGYKKIIRVPQTSSTHLKLVFKEFREFPTLAQIRILNIQNDA, from the coding sequence ATGAATATGAAGGATATCGCCAACATCAGGCCGTCACGTAGACAATATGGCTGGCAAAAACTGGAGTTCTACGGGTTCATCCACTTTGGCATAACAACGATGACCGGACGGGAGTGGGGGCTTGGACATGAGGAGCTGTCGCTGTTCAATCCCCGGCAGCTGGATGCTGCAGAATGGGTGAAGCTGCTGCAGGAAGCAGGGATGAAGGCTGTGATCCTGACCTGCAAGCATCATGACGGATTCTGCCTCTGGCCGAGCCGCTATACGGAGCATACCGTGGCGAATACGCCGTGGAGAAACGGTAGTGGTGATCTGGTGAAAGAGGTTGCCGAGGCGTGCCGGGAGCAGGGTCTGAAATTCGGCGTGTATCTGTCGCCGTGGGACCGCACGGAATCTTCCTATGGAGAAGGCAAGGCCTACGATGATTTCTATGTGCAGCAGCTGACTGAGCTGCTCACGAATTACGGCGAGATCGGCTGCGTCTGGCTCGATGGCGCCAATGGGGAAGGACCCAGCGGCAAGAAGCAATATTATGATTGGGACCGGTATTATGAGACGGTCCGCCGTCTTCAGCCGCAATGTGTGATCAGTGTCTGCGGCCCGGATATCCGCTGGGTCGGCAATGAAGCAGGCCATACGAGGAAGGAAGAATGGAGTGTGGTGCCGCGAATCGTCCAGGACGCCGAGAAAATCGCCGAGAAATCGCAGCACGCGGACGACGGGGAGTTCTCCCGTTCGTTCAATTCCATGGACGAGGATCTGGGTAGCCGCAGCGCCATCGCGGGCTATGACGGGGAGTGGGTCTGGTACCCTGCTGAGGTGAATACGTCGATCCGGCCGGGCTGGTTCTACCATGAAGAAGAGGACAGTCAGGTGAGAAGCGACCGTGAACTGTTCGAGATCTATCTGAATGCGGTGGGAGGCAATACGACCTTTCTGCTCAACATTCCGCCGGATAAGGACGGAATCATTGCTGAACCAGACCGGGAGGTCCTGCGGAGGCTTGGCAAGCGGATTGCCGCTCTGGGCGAGGCGAATCTGGCTCAGCAAGCCGCATTTACCGTATCCAGCTCTGAATATAATGCCTATGCTGTCAAATGGCTTGCCGGTGAGCATTCCGAGGCCTGCTGGAAGCCGGTGCAGGAGGACCTGGAGCCATGGGTCGAGCTGGCTTTCTCGGAACAGATAGAATGGAACACGATTATTCTGCAGGAGCATATTCTGCTGGGACAACGGGTGGAGGCCTTTGAAATATGGTCGGCCGACCCCGGCGGGTGGCAGAAGCTTGCAGAAGGGACCGTGATCGGCTACAAAAAAATCATCCGTGTTCCGCAGACCTCATCCACACATCTGAAGCTTGTATTCAAAGAGTTCCGCGAGTTCCCTACGCTCGCACAGATTAGAATCCTTAACATCCAGAATGATGCTTAA
- a CDS encoding low temperature requirement protein A has translation MKHKKVTWLELFYDLLFVAAVSKATHVLLHVEHGVITAEHLAKFMLIFIPIWWAWVGQSVYNNRFGEDSNKQRIFMILQLFFVLIMTASLNTDFNAYYLSFLIGYIGLRTLTIVQYLLTARVHTGHKRETAQFFGTYFWIGIVISCCSLFFDSWIRYFVLYAGIAVDVLVPLIGRRKLVITPIHTAHLLERFGLFTLILLGESVISMLAVLQSEAFTASTVGFAVMAFICVISIWWQYFEKLEHHMDETTETAGQTLMYGHLFIYFSLSMIAAALQLMFVGQMDYLFLVCFTFGSVLIYFLAVSFVFNRYSFSHRRTDYKVILGLGVMLCVLFGIDLLITVPVHLLLAEIMLFFVVFAKSTI, from the coding sequence ATGAAGCATAAAAAGGTTACCTGGCTTGAGTTGTTCTATGATCTGTTATTTGTGGCCGCAGTGTCCAAAGCCACGCATGTTCTGCTGCATGTTGAGCATGGTGTGATTACCGCCGAGCATCTGGCGAAGTTTATGCTGATCTTCATCCCGATCTGGTGGGCATGGGTTGGGCAGAGCGTATACAACAACCGTTTCGGCGAGGACAGCAATAAACAGCGAATTTTTATGATTTTGCAATTGTTTTTTGTGCTGATAATGACTGCCAGTCTGAACACGGATTTCAACGCCTATTATCTGTCTTTTCTAATTGGATATATCGGCTTAAGGACGCTTACGATTGTACAGTATCTGCTTACTGCACGTGTTCATACCGGTCACAAAAGAGAAACCGCGCAGTTCTTCGGCACCTACTTCTGGATCGGGATTGTGATTTCCTGCTGCTCGCTGTTCTTCGATTCCTGGATCAGATATTTCGTTCTCTACGCCGGGATTGCTGTAGATGTCCTGGTCCCGCTGATCGGCCGCCGCAAATTAGTGATTACACCCATCCATACCGCTCATTTGCTGGAACGCTTTGGGCTGTTCACTCTGATTCTGCTGGGCGAATCCGTCATCAGCATGCTCGCGGTACTGCAGTCCGAAGCCTTCACGGCATCAACGGTCGGGTTCGCGGTCATGGCCTTCATCTGCGTAATTTCCATCTGGTGGCAATATTTCGAGAAGCTGGAGCATCATATGGATGAGACCACGGAGACGGCTGGACAGACACTGATGTACGGACATTTGTTTATATACTTCTCGCTGAGCATGATCGCCGCCGCCTTGCAGCTGATGTTTGTCGGGCAAATGGATTACCTGTTCCTGGTGTGCTTCACCTTCGGCTCTGTGCTGATCTATTTCCTTGCCGTAAGCTTTGTCTTTAATCGCTACAGCTTCAGTCACCGCAGAACCGACTATAAGGTTATCCTTGGTCTCGGCGTTATGCTCTGCGTCTTGTTCGGCATTGATCTGCTCATTACGGTGCCGGTGCATCTGCTGCTGGCGGAAATTATGTTGTTCTTCGTAGTGTTTGCCAAGTCAACGATTTGA
- the gnpA gene encoding 1,3-beta-galactosyl-N-acetylhexosamine phosphorylase, with protein MALHKGRVTLPSEEGFVAETKEMMERWGADAIRDSDGTKLDEAVKSLDARIYTAYFPSRGHNEFIEQHMEECPQIFLLSDFCLARQETLEIEFLKPYYRDQLEPDYIHDPKHYWQVTDRTSGDLVPASDWDIAEDEHKVMIRGTVPWHEYTVSFLAYIQWDPVQMYNHITNDWGDKPHEIPFDVKQPHSNAFIYKTMKQWLEQNPEVDVVRFTTLFYQFSLVFNQLGKEKFVDWFGYGASVSVAMLEDFRQEKGYALTAEDFVDQGYYNSSFRIPTIRYLEYVDFVSRFVSAETKKLVDLVHAHRKEAIMFLGDQWIGTEPYGPYFESIGLDAVVGSVGDGTTLRMISDIPHVKYTEGRFLPYFFPDVFHEGNDPVIEANGNWLSARRAILRKPIDRMGYGGYLSLAYKFPRFIDYVEKITDEFREIHEHIQSSKPYSGLKVAVLNCWGALRTWQAFTVAHSLYSKQAYSYYGILESLSGMNVDVQFISFDDVLANGIDPSLDVIINAGDAHTAFSGGEVWKNAKLVELLREWVYGGGGLIGVGEPAAVPHQGRYFQLADCFGVDKELGFSVSTDKYFHTVTEQHFITADQSGYAFGESMRSVYALHGEVDILEYSEGEIHLSANQAGAGRAVYIAGLPYSPENTRLLMRSLYYAAGREQKLERWYAANLNCEVHAYPQQGVYAVVNNTNSPQRTVVYDGDGNSSVVELGASEIQWKPIH; from the coding sequence ATGGCATTGCATAAAGGAAGAGTAACCCTGCCAAGTGAAGAAGGGTTCGTAGCAGAAACCAAGGAAATGATGGAGCGCTGGGGTGCGGATGCGATCCGCGACAGTGACGGGACGAAGCTGGATGAGGCGGTGAAATCGCTGGATGCCAGAATCTATACCGCTTATTTCCCTTCAAGAGGCCACAACGAATTCATCGAGCAGCATATGGAGGAATGCCCGCAGATCTTTCTGCTGTCCGACTTCTGCCTGGCAAGACAGGAAACGCTCGAAATTGAGTTCCTGAAACCTTACTACCGCGACCAGCTGGAGCCGGATTACATCCATGATCCGAAGCACTACTGGCAGGTAACCGACCGGACCAGCGGAGACCTTGTGCCGGCATCCGATTGGGATATTGCTGAAGATGAGCATAAGGTGATGATCCGGGGGACGGTGCCCTGGCATGAATATACCGTATCCTTCCTCGCCTATATCCAGTGGGACCCGGTGCAAATGTATAACCACATCACCAACGATTGGGGCGACAAGCCGCATGAAATACCGTTTGATGTGAAGCAGCCGCATTCGAATGCTTTTATATACAAGACTATGAAGCAGTGGCTGGAGCAGAACCCTGAGGTGGATGTCGTCCGGTTCACCACGCTGTTCTATCAGTTCAGCCTTGTCTTCAACCAGCTGGGCAAAGAGAAATTTGTGGACTGGTTTGGCTACGGGGCAAGCGTCTCGGTAGCGATGCTGGAGGATTTCCGCCAGGAGAAGGGCTACGCCTTGACTGCAGAGGATTTCGTAGACCAAGGCTATTACAACTCTTCATTCCGGATTCCTACCATCCGCTATCTGGAATATGTTGATTTCGTTTCCCGGTTTGTATCAGCGGAGACGAAGAAACTGGTGGACCTGGTGCATGCACACCGGAAGGAAGCGATCATGTTCCTGGGCGACCAATGGATTGGCACCGAGCCTTACGGCCCTTACTTCGAGAGCATTGGGCTGGACGCGGTGGTTGGCAGTGTGGGCGACGGCACCACCCTGCGCATGATCTCGGATATCCCGCATGTGAAATATACGGAGGGGCGTTTTCTGCCTTACTTTTTCCCGGATGTCTTCCATGAAGGCAATGATCCTGTGATCGAAGCCAACGGCAACTGGCTGTCGGCACGGCGGGCCATTCTGCGCAAACCGATTGACCGCATGGGCTATGGCGGCTACCTGAGTCTTGCTTACAAGTTCCCGAGGTTCATTGATTATGTGGAGAAAATTACGGATGAGTTCAGGGAGATTCATGAGCATATTCAATCAAGCAAGCCTTATTCCGGCCTGAAGGTGGCCGTGCTGAACTGCTGGGGAGCGCTGCGGACCTGGCAGGCGTTTACGGTGGCGCACAGCTTGTATTCCAAGCAGGCCTATTCTTATTACGGAATACTCGAATCGCTCAGCGGTATGAATGTTGACGTGCAATTTATCTCTTTTGACGATGTGCTGGCGAACGGAATTGATCCTTCCCTGGATGTCATCATCAATGCTGGGGATGCCCATACTGCGTTCTCCGGCGGAGAGGTGTGGAAGAACGCCAAGCTGGTAGAGCTGCTGCGGGAATGGGTGTATGGCGGCGGCGGATTGATCGGGGTAGGCGAACCGGCTGCGGTGCCGCATCAGGGGAGATATTTTCAGCTGGCCGATTGCTTCGGAGTGGATAAGGAGCTGGGCTTCAGCGTATCCACGGATAAGTACTTCCACACCGTAACAGAGCAGCACTTCATTACTGCCGATCAGAGCGGCTATGCCTTCGGGGAGAGTATGAGAAGTGTCTACGCGCTGCACGGCGAGGTAGATATACTGGAGTATTCAGAAGGCGAGATCCATCTGTCCGCCAATCAGGCAGGAGCAGGCCGTGCGGTTTATATCGCTGGATTGCCGTATTCGCCGGAGAACACGCGGCTCCTGATGAGAAGCCTGTATTATGCCGCAGGCCGGGAGCAGAAGCTGGAACGCTGGTATGCAGCCAATCTGAACTGTGAGGTTCATGCCTATCCGCAGCAGGGAGTGTATGCAGTAGTCAACAACACGAATTCTCCGCAGCGTACGGTAGTGTATGACGGAGACGGAAATTCATCTGTCGTAGAGCTTGGCGCAAGCGAGATTCAGTGGAAGCCAATCCACTAA